Proteins found in one Bremerella volcania genomic segment:
- a CDS encoding heme-binding protein, translating to MMRLQIVLALTSLAFLGGWSYGRELGEGESSVNTEAAKLISDALIQAKDQSPGARLEIYQLVAKVVRKNCPNNVLIAEKLQAADNADTLEKGLRESFEILTFKMKKEADLPAGFPQPTPVGEIRLKQYPAYRLARTQSRKDSGFFKLLAHITLNRIEMTAPVEMTYTSSEDKSPEQIDMASLYSDAKIGQVGNKLGGVKVEDVPAMTTVCIGLKGEDDRADLAEIERRLEQWLSREAPEYERAGKLRLLGYNSPEVAAKSRYYEVEMPISKK from the coding sequence ATGATGCGTTTGCAGATCGTACTCGCGTTGACTTCTCTGGCTTTTCTAGGAGGCTGGTCGTACGGGCGGGAACTGGGCGAGGGGGAAAGCTCGGTCAATACCGAGGCCGCGAAGTTGATTTCCGACGCGCTGATCCAAGCGAAAGATCAATCGCCGGGGGCTCGGTTGGAAATCTACCAGCTTGTCGCCAAAGTCGTACGAAAGAATTGCCCCAATAACGTTCTGATCGCCGAAAAACTTCAGGCGGCCGACAATGCGGACACGCTTGAGAAAGGTCTCCGCGAATCATTCGAGATACTCACGTTCAAAATGAAAAAAGAGGCCGACTTGCCGGCGGGATTTCCTCAACCGACGCCTGTAGGAGAAATCCGCCTGAAACAATATCCTGCGTACCGCCTGGCGAGAACCCAGTCGCGGAAAGACTCCGGATTCTTCAAGCTCCTGGCGCACATTACGCTCAACCGCATCGAAATGACGGCACCCGTGGAAATGACGTACACTTCGAGCGAAGACAAGTCGCCCGAACAAATCGATATGGCGTCTCTCTACAGCGACGCTAAGATTGGTCAAGTCGGCAATAAGTTGGGGGGCGTGAAGGTAGAGGATGTTCCCGCAATGACGACGGTCTGCATCGGGCTTAAGGGGGAAGACGACCGAGCGGACCTCGCTGAAATCGAGCGGCGGCTGGAACAATGGTTGTCGCGAGAAGCCCCTGAGTACGAGCGAGCTGGCAAGCTACGGCTGCTTGGTTACAACAGCCCCGAAGTCGCGGCCAAATCGCGATACTACGAGGTGGAAATGCCGATCAGTAAAAAGTAA
- a CDS encoding fasciclin domain-containing protein, with the protein MKMLIAGLIAFAVVAGTSSWAAAQESQEKDIVDTAVEAGKFKTLVAAVKAADVVETLKGEGPFTVFAPTDEAFGKLPKGTVESLLKPENKEKLVAILTYHVVPGKVTAKDVVKLSEAKTVQGSTAKITVKAGKVMIDDANVVKTDIETSNGVIHVIDSVIMPE; encoded by the coding sequence ATGAAGATGTTAATTGCTGGTTTAATTGCATTCGCTGTGGTAGCAGGCACCTCGTCCTGGGCCGCCGCCCAGGAGAGTCAGGAAAAGGATATTGTCGACACGGCCGTCGAGGCGGGGAAATTCAAGACCTTGGTCGCAGCGGTAAAGGCCGCTGACGTGGTGGAAACGCTCAAGGGGGAGGGCCCCTTCACGGTGTTCGCTCCAACCGATGAAGCGTTCGGGAAGCTGCCCAAAGGGACCGTCGAATCTCTTCTGAAGCCTGAAAACAAGGAAAAACTCGTCGCCATCCTGACATATCATGTTGTGCCAGGTAAAGTGACGGCCAAGGACGTGGTGAAGCTTTCCGAGGCGAAGACCGTGCAAGGCTCTACCGCCAAGATCACTGTGAAGGCAGGCAAGGTCATGATCGACGATGCCAACGTCGTGAAGACGGACATCGAAACCTCCAACGGTGTGATTCACGTGATCGATTCGGTCATCATGCCGGAGTAG
- a CDS encoding PA14 domain-containing protein, with protein sequence MSYDPSPEFAGLLEVLVEGCLTEQEKALLTEILRNDAEARTFFVEYMSLHATLQWEAIELFQMDKAGGIAHRVSGEKSCDMANLDVDKASLPAVKTAWHRGAVWALASMALASCFLFAFVYWSGESGSGERRVIHSSEIRRKNTNQNSFVGILSATHNAQWSPTMANLTQGNFIVAGDFTLVSGKVSIDLFEGGRIFASGPAHFNVSSDQSLVIASGKVRVSIEDEHARLKVETPAAELIHIGTEFIVEVWPDGTSDLAVLDGAVEVYPRLQDTVSTSAQYVHAGNEFRIMPNGKYGTYPEKFASLDEDSLQDLNPMDAEFSTPAISSEGFNVRYVKVDPDENVALLELSLADRLLNGEFIASEDVFTERVPLIDFEERGHTKNSENLFSQDLPFPGDRGGQVDLDDGFAIHASGWIEISQTWIYSFLTNADDGVRLRIDGQDVIIDDGFHSPTISIGSIPLTRGKHHIELVYYDMHRGARLELGVASGKRRDSSSFIPLRISSPLE encoded by the coding sequence ATGAGTTACGATCCATCTCCCGAGTTCGCAGGACTATTGGAAGTTCTTGTGGAAGGTTGTCTTACGGAGCAAGAGAAAGCTTTGCTCACTGAGATACTGCGAAACGACGCAGAAGCCAGGACGTTTTTCGTTGAATACATGTCGCTCCATGCTACGCTTCAGTGGGAAGCGATTGAACTATTTCAGATGGATAAGGCAGGTGGGATAGCCCATCGTGTTTCAGGAGAAAAGTCCTGTGACATGGCAAACTTGGACGTCGACAAGGCAAGTTTACCCGCCGTAAAAACGGCTTGGCATCGAGGGGCTGTTTGGGCACTTGCCAGCATGGCTCTAGCCAGTTGTTTTCTCTTCGCATTCGTTTACTGGAGTGGAGAAAGCGGGAGTGGCGAGCGGCGAGTTATTCACTCGTCTGAGATCAGAAGGAAAAACACGAACCAGAATTCATTTGTGGGGATACTTTCGGCTACGCACAATGCCCAGTGGTCACCAACAATGGCCAATCTTACCCAGGGGAATTTCATTGTCGCAGGCGATTTCACACTTGTTTCGGGTAAGGTCTCCATTGATTTATTCGAGGGGGGACGGATCTTTGCTTCTGGCCCCGCTCATTTCAACGTTAGTAGCGATCAATCCCTGGTTATCGCATCGGGAAAGGTCAGGGTGAGTATTGAGGACGAGCATGCTCGCTTGAAAGTGGAGACTCCGGCAGCAGAACTCATTCACATCGGAACCGAATTTATTGTGGAAGTCTGGCCGGATGGTACGTCAGACCTGGCTGTTCTCGACGGGGCCGTGGAGGTGTATCCCAGACTTCAAGATACCGTATCCACATCCGCGCAATATGTCCACGCGGGCAATGAATTTCGCATCATGCCCAACGGCAAATATGGCACGTATCCAGAGAAGTTCGCTTCTCTGGACGAGGATTCCCTACAAGATCTCAATCCGATGGATGCTGAGTTTTCCACGCCGGCGATCTCATCCGAAGGTTTTAACGTTCGCTACGTTAAAGTCGATCCTGATGAGAATGTCGCCTTGCTCGAACTGAGCTTGGCAGATCGTTTATTGAACGGAGAGTTCATCGCGAGCGAGGATGTTTTCACCGAAAGAGTACCGCTAATCGACTTTGAAGAAAGAGGGCATACGAAGAATTCAGAGAATCTATTCTCACAAGATCTCCCTTTTCCCGGAGACCGGGGAGGCCAAGTTGATCTAGACGACGGATTTGCGATTCATGCATCTGGTTGGATCGAGATTTCCCAGACGTGGATTTATTCGTTCCTTACCAACGCTGACGATGGTGTCCGGCTGCGAATTGATGGACAGGACGTCATTATCGACGATGGTTTTCACAGTCCAACTATCAGCATCGGCTCGATTCCACTCACAAGAGGCAAGCACCACATCGAGTTGGTTTACTACGACATGCACCGCGGGGCACGACTCGAATTAGGAGTTGCTTCCGGGAAACGTAGAGACTCGTCCAGTTTCATTCCTTTGAGAATTTCCTCGCCTCTCGAATAG
- a CDS encoding MurR/RpiR family transcriptional regulator, with translation MSIGNQKNVSASSWRKTFRRLHGELTAAEQRAGEYFESHPEAAYRSISEVVALSEIGYGTIIRFCQKLGCKGFQEFKILLATDGASNGRVEDSSADSTDSETARRLRSDLNETLRLLEESDLQQAASTLLASRVVLIVGVASSAPLVLSLVWKLSRIGIDARPSTEGYVMAVNATLLTESDTLFAISSSGATKDILHAAEVAKEQNASIIAMTNFSTSPLNSLADISLITTANRDPIKAEAPSLIAGESVLEMLLEKLLTIAPERQEHLIRSSRAVSDRKL, from the coding sequence ATGAGCATTGGAAACCAGAAAAACGTTTCGGCCAGTTCATGGCGAAAAACGTTTCGTCGACTTCATGGTGAGCTGACAGCAGCCGAGCAGCGTGCCGGCGAGTACTTCGAGAGCCATCCCGAAGCAGCCTATCGTTCCATTAGCGAGGTTGTCGCGTTAAGCGAAATTGGCTACGGAACGATCATTCGTTTCTGCCAAAAGCTAGGTTGCAAAGGCTTTCAAGAGTTTAAGATTCTCCTTGCGACGGATGGGGCCTCCAATGGTCGCGTAGAAGATAGCTCCGCGGACTCCACCGATAGCGAAACGGCACGGCGATTAAGAAGTGACTTAAACGAGACACTACGACTGCTCGAGGAAAGTGATCTCCAACAGGCAGCCTCTACGCTTCTAGCAAGTCGCGTTGTCCTGATCGTGGGAGTAGCCAGTTCTGCCCCGCTTGTCTTGAGCCTTGTTTGGAAGTTGAGTCGCATCGGTATCGACGCGCGTCCCTCGACCGAAGGTTATGTCATGGCTGTCAACGCGACGCTGTTGACAGAATCCGACACACTCTTTGCAATCAGTTCATCCGGTGCGACCAAAGATATTTTACATGCTGCTGAAGTCGCCAAAGAGCAAAACGCATCGATTATCGCCATGACGAACTTCTCTACTTCGCCCTTGAATTCGCTGGCCGACATTTCTCTAATCACGACAGCGAATCGAGATCCCATCAAAGCCGAGGCGCCTTCGCTGATCGCCGGTGAATCCGTCTTAGAAATGTTGCTTGAAAAACTCCTGACAATCGCCCCGGAACGACAGGAGCACCTCATTCGATCATCCCGAGCCGTATCGGATCGCAAACTGTAG
- a CDS encoding carboxypeptidase regulatory-like domain-containing protein, with protein MTQRKHVFLSAFSTICILAVTGCYSTTGDRPPIEEVTGVVTMDGVPLPQAKVIFHPSGEMGGRRSHAVTDDSGAYRLIYMQGADLVYGAKVGPHTVVISTERDEDDEGGEASEKVPSRYRGRNSELSAVVESGASNDIPFDLVSK; from the coding sequence ATGACTCAGCGAAAACATGTCTTTCTATCGGCGTTCTCTACGATTTGCATCTTAGCCGTGACCGGTTGCTACTCAACCACTGGCGACCGTCCTCCGATTGAAGAAGTAACAGGCGTGGTCACGATGGATGGAGTTCCGCTTCCCCAGGCAAAGGTAATTTTTCATCCCAGCGGCGAGATGGGTGGACGACGTTCCCACGCGGTTACCGACGACAGCGGGGCATACCGGCTGATTTATATGCAAGGTGCCGACCTCGTTTACGGCGCGAAAGTCGGACCGCATACCGTTGTCATTTCCACCGAACGCGATGAAGACGATGAAGGTGGAGAGGCGAGTGAAAAAGTTCCGTCACGCTATCGCGGGCGAAACTCGGAACTGTCGGCTGTGGTGGAAAGCGGTGCCTCAAACGACATCCCATTCGATCTCGTCTCCAAATAA
- a CDS encoding PQQ-binding-like beta-propeller repeat protein, which produces MNEIANHADGGSERVESWTARVWPSWLVVVLQASLFVLCVTPSIDNFVRFIFLMAGPLACFVLFSLAFVFFSRLRWWVSLSTLAFTMLLGIVAVQFSAPRTEIAYWMYGVPLTMMLISVGLLACRRVKPIGQLVGMTLLVSLGWGWLSIIRIDGIDGSYVPDIAFRWSPSSEQRLLANSDFELPEGSEPKGWEVHSESWPGFRGRNRDSRVTDPISPMDWEVEPPRERWRRPVGPGWSSMTVVSGRLFTQEQRGDDELVVCYDANTGTLIWFHAEPSRFEEVTSGAGPRATPTYADGRVFAYGAKGILVALDAFTGQLLWKRDLMQEVNAKLPVWGFSSSPAVFGDVVLVYAGGDGNDGLMALDCSTGETRWSNPASGMNFSSAQPATINGQSMAVFIQAGSARGLSPRTGEELWRYDIEGGSDPPIVQAQQITDDMLIVPLGDGIGVAAVSIQQEASGNWKATERWQSRNLKPSFNDFVYHDGALYGFDKEIFACIDASNGKRLWKRGRYGFGQAVILESCRQILVTTEQGEVVLVDAVPNRFQELGRIECLANKTWNHPVVAENKLYVRNSEEMVCYDLASNSR; this is translated from the coding sequence ATGAACGAGATCGCGAACCATGCGGACGGGGGATCGGAGAGAGTCGAATCATGGACCGCCAGAGTCTGGCCATCTTGGTTGGTGGTCGTTCTTCAAGCTTCGTTGTTTGTGCTTTGCGTGACCCCATCGATCGACAACTTTGTTCGCTTCATTTTCTTGATGGCGGGACCGTTGGCGTGTTTCGTGCTGTTCTCGTTGGCATTTGTATTCTTCAGCCGTTTGCGTTGGTGGGTTAGTCTATCGACTCTCGCATTCACGATGCTTCTGGGGATTGTGGCGGTCCAGTTCTCCGCGCCACGGACCGAAATTGCGTATTGGATGTATGGCGTACCACTTACGATGATGCTGATCTCTGTTGGTTTACTCGCGTGCCGACGCGTTAAGCCGATTGGACAGTTGGTGGGCATGACCTTACTCGTCTCCCTTGGATGGGGCTGGCTTTCGATCATCCGCATCGATGGCATCGATGGAAGCTATGTTCCGGATATCGCGTTTCGCTGGAGTCCGTCCAGCGAACAGCGGCTTTTAGCAAACAGCGATTTCGAGCTGCCGGAAGGTAGTGAACCAAAGGGTTGGGAGGTCCATTCCGAAAGCTGGCCAGGTTTCCGTGGCAGAAATCGTGACTCGCGCGTTACTGATCCAATTTCACCAATGGATTGGGAGGTTGAGCCGCCGCGTGAGCGTTGGCGGCGTCCTGTGGGTCCGGGATGGTCTTCGATGACGGTGGTCTCGGGACGGCTATTCACTCAGGAGCAGCGAGGGGACGATGAACTGGTCGTCTGCTACGACGCGAACACGGGAACGCTGATCTGGTTTCATGCGGAACCAAGTCGTTTTGAAGAAGTCACTTCAGGCGCAGGGCCACGCGCGACGCCCACCTATGCCGACGGAAGGGTTTTCGCTTACGGGGCCAAGGGAATCTTGGTGGCCCTAGATGCTTTCACAGGCCAACTTCTGTGGAAGCGTGATCTCATGCAAGAGGTGAACGCTAAGTTGCCTGTTTGGGGATTCTCCAGTTCGCCAGCAGTTTTTGGTGATGTCGTCTTGGTTTATGCGGGAGGCGACGGGAACGACGGGCTAATGGCACTGGATTGTTCAACCGGAGAAACCAGGTGGTCGAACCCGGCCAGCGGAATGAATTTCAGTTCTGCCCAGCCTGCGACGATCAATGGCCAGAGCATGGCCGTTTTCATACAAGCAGGTTCGGCTCGCGGGTTGTCACCTCGTACAGGAGAAGAACTATGGCGATACGATATCGAGGGAGGAAGTGATCCGCCGATCGTACAAGCACAGCAAATAACGGATGATATGTTGATCGTTCCCCTCGGCGATGGAATTGGGGTGGCCGCGGTTAGCATCCAGCAGGAGGCTTCAGGAAACTGGAAGGCGACGGAGCGATGGCAGAGCCGTAATTTGAAACCCTCCTTCAACGATTTTGTCTACCACGATGGGGCACTATACGGTTTCGACAAGGAGATTTTCGCGTGCATTGATGCCAGCAATGGAAAACGACTGTGGAAACGCGGGCGGTATGGGTTCGGGCAAGCAGTGATACTCGAATCTTGTCGCCAGATCTTAGTGACCACAGAACAAGGAGAGGTGGTGCTCGTTGACGCAGTTCCCAATAGATTCCAGGAACTTGGTCGGATTGAATGCCTTGCCAACAAAACCTGGAATCACCCGGTGGTCGCCGAAAACAAACTGTACGTTCGTAATTCGGAAGAAATGGTCTGTTACGACCTAGCATCGAATTCGAGATAA
- a CDS encoding glycoside hydrolase family protein, with translation MSRIDLRLLALLATMFSFSISMGDSRSFELVNDGRVIARKGPETGSPSVIRIPNWIAPDDRADPEAKYYLYFVADRRECVYMKWSRTIQGPWHEFTLGGTYNGHARRGVFDLVTDPLRNGKTDVASVDVCVDSEARQIVMLFRGNSHVVDNQSGDRVKIKEGLVATSKNGLNFNSFETSGGQDGHGPLTFRSDREGRDVWIGPGRQRAFRHRGKWYSVSNGGVLASSPNERGPWTYDPNRPTQMSWHVDATPDPIWQDELADSEKNYISPLATFLASSEFALHPNNPSPGSRVGLQQGEADSVAVSLISHDQLEVYFGIRNEADDMYNGIYRVVYDLSSNDFQKWQLVRDEQSNVVFDVVLTPRDVTMAVRSERPEGDPISFADPISLGDPYLFIDDDSRRYLFYSYQSERWGGYEGLGQISMVQFTDD, from the coding sequence ATGAGTCGAATTGATCTTCGGTTGCTCGCGCTCTTGGCTACGATGTTTTCCTTTTCTATCTCGATGGGAGACTCGCGTTCATTCGAGCTGGTAAACGATGGACGAGTGATCGCTCGAAAAGGCCCGGAGACCGGCTCTCCATCGGTGATTCGCATTCCCAATTGGATCGCTCCTGATGACCGCGCAGATCCGGAGGCAAAATACTATCTCTATTTCGTTGCTGACCGTCGCGAGTGCGTCTACATGAAATGGTCCAGGACAATACAAGGGCCATGGCATGAGTTTACGTTGGGAGGTACTTACAACGGTCACGCACGACGAGGTGTCTTCGATCTGGTCACTGATCCACTGCGCAATGGCAAAACAGATGTTGCGTCCGTTGATGTCTGCGTGGATTCAGAGGCTCGTCAAATTGTCATGTTGTTCCGAGGAAACTCCCATGTGGTCGACAACCAGAGTGGCGATCGCGTAAAAATCAAAGAAGGTCTCGTGGCAACGAGCAAAAACGGACTGAACTTCAACTCTTTCGAAACAAGTGGAGGCCAAGATGGACATGGCCCATTGACCTTTCGATCTGATCGTGAAGGAAGGGATGTGTGGATTGGACCAGGCCGGCAACGGGCTTTTCGCCATCGCGGCAAATGGTATTCCGTCTCAAACGGCGGGGTGCTCGCCAGTTCTCCAAATGAAAGAGGGCCGTGGACTTACGATCCGAATCGTCCAACCCAGATGTCATGGCATGTTGATGCAACCCCCGATCCAATATGGCAGGACGAATTGGCTGACAGTGAGAAGAATTATATTTCCCCTCTCGCAACATTCCTGGCTTCGTCAGAATTTGCTCTTCACCCCAACAATCCATCACCCGGTTCTCGTGTTGGACTTCAACAAGGCGAGGCCGACAGCGTGGCAGTATCACTCATTTCCCATGATCAATTGGAAGTGTACTTTGGCATACGTAACGAAGCGGATGACATGTACAACGGGATCTACCGCGTTGTCTACGATCTATCGTCAAACGATTTCCAAAAATGGCAACTTGTCCGTGATGAACAGAGCAACGTCGTCTTTGATGTCGTTCTCACTCCACGTGACGTGACTATGGCCGTCAGGTCAGAGAGGCCTGAGGGCGATCCAATTTCTTTTGCAGACCCCATTTCCTTGGGTGACCCGTACCTTTTCATCGACGATGATTCACGGCGCTACCTCTTTTATTCATATCAGTCGGAAAGGTGGGGAGGTTACGAAGGTCTCGGTCAGATTTCCATGGTGCAATTTACAGACGACTAG
- a CDS encoding anti-sigma factor, giving the protein MSIDSNEDSDRWEELQVTRLLFGLSQEEQLEFDELTRQATRNTDDSLDKAVASLDMAWSNQQPEHLPEHLKQAIQARAEQELASKRVVSLGEPSSREYSRFQTASYLPWLVSAACLAFALFSWFATGPIEDAQPDLAKRRATLLADDRESVQVEWSPGTTPVAGATGDVVWSTSQQQGYMRFRGLPVNMPSKEQYQLWIFDKNQSEATPIDGGVFDIASTEETIIPIDAKLRVQQPYLFAVTIEKPGGVVVSSRERLPLLAKVE; this is encoded by the coding sequence ATGAGCATCGACTCGAACGAAGATTCCGATCGCTGGGAAGAACTCCAGGTCACGCGACTGCTCTTCGGCCTTTCGCAGGAAGAACAATTGGAGTTTGACGAATTGACCCGACAAGCTACCCGAAATACCGACGACTCTCTGGACAAAGCGGTGGCGTCACTCGATATGGCTTGGAGCAACCAACAACCCGAACACTTGCCCGAACATCTAAAACAAGCTATTCAGGCGCGAGCTGAGCAAGAGCTTGCCTCGAAGCGCGTCGTATCCCTTGGCGAGCCTTCAAGTCGCGAATACTCCCGATTCCAGACCGCAAGCTACCTTCCATGGCTTGTCTCGGCAGCCTGTCTGGCGTTTGCCTTGTTTTCCTGGTTTGCAACCGGGCCTATCGAAGACGCGCAGCCCGACCTGGCCAAGCGCCGAGCGACGTTGCTGGCTGATGATCGCGAAAGTGTGCAGGTGGAGTGGTCTCCCGGTACCACTCCGGTTGCCGGCGCGACCGGGGATGTCGTGTGGAGCACTTCCCAGCAGCAGGGATACATGCGTTTTCGCGGGCTGCCGGTCAACATGCCGTCTAAGGAGCAGTATCAGCTATGGATCTTTGATAAGAACCAGAGTGAAGCAACTCCCATTGATGGTGGCGTGTTCGACATTGCCTCGACCGAGGAAACGATCATACCGATCGACGCCAAACTGCGAGTGCAGCAGCCATACTTGTTCGCCGTTACGATTGAGAAGCCCGGGGGCGTGGTCGTGTCGTCGCGTGAAAGACTGCCGCTGTTGGCGAAAGTTGAATAA
- a CDS encoding DUF1559 domain-containing protein, with protein sequence MFIRPHFSHQRHGFTLVELLVVIAIIGVLIALLLPAVQQAREAARRMQCTNHQKQIGLALHNYHDTYGSFPSGWIPQPSSSPGSGTPAWGWAAQILPFMEQNSLHDGLAVGVVSVPGGPSSNGVQTEPYYSLSQTIIATYRCPSDTGPDLHPDDSTTYLGQTSLTNYIAAVRSCQSHKGSADSQGLTHVGPADRKKGGFYGYSKTKMRDILDGTTNTIAISERVWEFTGNHGLGPAYAANWVGCGRTDKDTRCVRCLGFSPEAPINAGGRSATTASSNHPGGVMACMFDGSVRFVSENIDHFPEGNVDDPMDSIFEYMIAIADGQPLGSQ encoded by the coding sequence ATGTTTATTCGTCCACACTTTTCGCACCAACGCCATGGATTCACACTCGTGGAGCTACTGGTCGTCATCGCCATTATCGGGGTACTGATTGCCCTCCTGCTACCAGCCGTCCAACAGGCAAGAGAAGCAGCACGTCGAATGCAATGTACCAACCACCAAAAACAAATTGGGCTCGCGTTGCATAACTACCATGATACGTATGGATCTTTCCCATCAGGCTGGATTCCACAACCGTCGAGCAGTCCGGGTAGCGGCACGCCGGCTTGGGGCTGGGCGGCCCAAATCCTACCCTTTATGGAACAAAACTCCTTGCACGACGGCCTGGCGGTGGGCGTCGTTTCCGTTCCTGGCGGCCCAAGTAGCAACGGCGTTCAAACGGAGCCTTACTACTCGTTGTCTCAGACGATCATTGCTACCTATCGATGTCCCTCGGATACCGGCCCGGACCTTCATCCGGACGACAGCACCACGTATCTGGGGCAAACTTCTTTGACCAACTATATCGCGGCAGTTCGCAGTTGCCAGTCGCATAAGGGCAGTGCAGACAGTCAAGGATTAACGCATGTGGGCCCTGCCGATCGGAAGAAAGGAGGTTTCTACGGATATTCCAAAACCAAAATGCGTGACATCTTGGATGGAACGACTAACACCATCGCCATTAGCGAACGGGTTTGGGAATTCACCGGAAATCACGGGTTAGGTCCCGCCTATGCTGCGAATTGGGTGGGTTGCGGTCGTACGGACAAGGATACGCGTTGCGTTCGATGTTTGGGATTCTCACCAGAGGCACCCATCAACGCGGGCGGGCGATCAGCAACAACGGCCAGCAGCAATCATCCAGGCGGTGTCATGGCCTGTATGTTTGATGGTTCCGTCCGATTCGTGTCAGAGAATATCGACCACTTTCCCGAGGGCAACGTCGACGATCCAATGGACAGTATTTTTGAATACATGATCGCCATTGCCGATGGCCAGCCACTGGGAAGCCAATAG
- a CDS encoding sigma-70 family RNA polymerase sigma factor, with translation MKESLLQRIAAGDSVAITACIDKYGGLVWSLARRLSPTTTDAEDAVQEIFVDIWRNAERFRAEVADEATFVAMLARRRLIDRLRKYRRELDSHPIDEQALQYPSPSQTPRAEIADEASRATACLERLRSDERNVLELSIYHGLPQTRISERTGMPLGTVKTHARRGLVKLRDCMRVKELRPRKGVEA, from the coding sequence TTGAAAGAGTCGCTTTTGCAGCGTATCGCGGCGGGAGATTCGGTCGCGATTACAGCATGCATCGATAAGTACGGCGGCTTGGTATGGTCGCTTGCTCGCCGCCTCTCACCGACCACAACGGACGCGGAAGACGCCGTCCAGGAGATTTTTGTCGATATTTGGCGGAACGCCGAGCGGTTTCGCGCAGAGGTCGCCGACGAAGCGACGTTCGTGGCGATGTTGGCACGGCGACGATTGATCGATCGGCTGAGAAAGTACCGCCGGGAATTGGACTCGCATCCCATTGACGAGCAAGCATTGCAGTATCCTTCCCCATCCCAGACTCCCCGAGCAGAAATTGCCGACGAAGCTTCCAGGGCAACTGCTTGTTTGGAAAGGCTCCGTAGCGACGAAAGAAACGTGCTTGAGTTGTCGATTTATCATGGCTTGCCGCAGACTCGGATTTCCGAGCGAACAGGTATGCCGCTGGGTACGGTCAAGACGCATGCTCGACGTGGTTTGGTGAAATTGAGGGACTGCATGCGGGTAAAAGAATTGCGACCGCGGAAAGGCGTTGAAGCGTGA
- a CDS encoding sigma-70 family RNA polymerase sigma factor has product MIVNSLESESEKFVTLVTQRQRLLYGYIFSLVLNSDDAQEVLQETNLTLWRKRSEIPHVSHFSAWACRIAYYEVLAYRKRASRDRLIVSFDDELLGNLAVDARNQSQLDFRTNELRKCLERLPKASLDLLRKRYESSQSIEQLSKENGRSAASISQALYRIRRGLLACIKRQHQLETA; this is encoded by the coding sequence ATGATTGTGAATTCTTTGGAATCCGAATCAGAGAAGTTTGTCACGCTTGTCACTCAGCGTCAGCGTCTTTTGTACGGCTACATATTCTCCCTAGTGCTCAATTCTGACGACGCTCAGGAGGTGCTGCAGGAGACCAATTTGACGCTTTGGCGGAAGCGTAGCGAAATTCCGCACGTATCTCATTTCTCAGCATGGGCTTGTCGCATCGCCTACTACGAAGTTCTCGCATATCGGAAGCGGGCTTCCCGAGACCGTTTAATAGTCTCATTCGATGATGAGTTACTCGGCAACCTGGCAGTAGATGCCAGAAATCAGTCGCAACTCGACTTTCGAACGAATGAACTCCGTAAATGTCTTGAAAGGCTTCCCAAGGCAAGTCTTGACCTTTTGCGGAAACGATATGAATCTTCGCAAAGCATTGAGCAATTATCGAAGGAGAATGGACGTTCTGCAGCCTCGATTTCTCAAGCATTGTATCGAATTCGACGTGGGCTTCTGGCCTGCATTAAACGGCAACATCAACTAGAGACTGCCTAA